From Tachysurus fulvidraco isolate hzauxx_2018 chromosome 10, HZAU_PFXX_2.0, whole genome shotgun sequence, one genomic window encodes:
- the dennd6b gene encoding protein DENND6B isoform X2, giving the protein MCFGDKDAYNKEAPLTLQKEMAHFYGYVYFRQVKDVSVKRGYFQKSLVLVSRLPYVCLFQSLLQIIAPEYFEKSEPCLEAVCNEIDQWPPPVPSQTLSLPVMGVILQVKIPSKDDKPGGSPSKQGPKEKHLSSPMVLPTIHELDLFKCFQSVLIHIQLLWELMLLGQPLVVIAPSPSVSSETVLSLVSCISPLKYCCDFRPYFTIHDSEFKEYTTRTQAPPNVLLGVTNPFFIKTFQSWPHIMCLGELKMSRDVLKQVKVKKLSKLKILDTKPGLYTSYKSFLHKDKALTKRLLKGIQRKRPSEVQSAILRRHYLELTQSFINPLERYMASLMPLQISMTPWKTPPQVRPFSQDEFLATLDHAGPQITSMHKGDWLGLYKQFFQSPNFDGWFRAKQREMTHKVECLHLEAICDADLLSWIKDKSEVETVDLILKLREKLVRAHMYQLPVKEELLDKLERYIHSVISSLPEDLQTVLYKDKH; this is encoded by the exons ATGTGTTTTGGTGACAAAGATGCGTACAACAAGGAAGCACCACTAACGCTGCAG AAGGAGATGGCTCACTTCTACGGCTATGTTTACTTTAGACAAGTAAAGGATGTCTCTGTCAAAAGGGGCTACTTTCAGAAG TCTCTGGTGCTGGTTTCCAGACTGCCGTATGTGTGCTTGTTCCAGTCTCTACTCCAGATCATTGCTCCTGAGTACTTTGAGAAGTCAGAGCCTTGTTTGGAGGCAG TTTGCAATGAAATTGATCAGTGGCCCCCACCTGTGCCAAGCCAGACTCTCAGCTTGCCTGTGATGGGAGTCATCTTACAG GTCAAAATTCCTTCAAAAGATGATAAACCGGGAGGAAGTCCAAGCAAACAGGGACCAAAAGAG AAACATCTCTCTTCTCCAATGGTTCTCCCTACCATCCATGAGCTGGATCTTTTCAA GTGTTTCCAGTCTGTCCTCATTCACATACAGTTGCTGTGGGAGCTGATGTTGCTAGGACAGCCATTGGTCGTCATTGCaccctctccctctgtgtccTCAGAGACGGTTCTGTCTCTTGTTAG CTGCATCAGTCCACTGAAGTACTGCTGTGATTTTCGGCCTTACTTTACTATCCATGACAGTGAGTTTAAGGAGTACACAACCAGAACTCAGGCACC GCCTAATGTACTACTAGGTGTTACAAATCCTTTCTTTATAAAGACCTTTCAGAGCTGGCCTCACATCATGTGTCTTGGGGAGCTGAAAATGTCCA GAGATGTGCTAAAACAAGTTAAGGTCAAGAAACTGTCCAAGTTGAAAATACTGGACACAAAACCAG GTTTATACACATCATACAAATCGTTTCTTCATAAAGACAAAGCCCTGACCAAGCGACtcttaaag GGAATTCAGAGGAAAAGGCCTTCTGAGGTGCAGAGCGCCATCTTGAGACGGCATTACTTAGAACTGACACAGAGCTTTATAAATCCACTG GAACGATACATGGCCAGCCTGATGCCACTGCAAATATCCATGACTCCTTGGAAG actCCTCCTCAGGTCCGCCCCTTCAGTCAGGATGAGTTCTTGGCAACTCTGGATCATGCTGGACCTCAAATTACCTCCATGCACAAAGGAGACTGGCTGGGACTTTATAA GCAATTCTTTCAGTCCCCTAACTTTGACGGCTGGTTTCGGGCAAAGCAAAGGGAAATGACACATAAGGTGGAATGTCTTCATTTAGAGGCCATCTGTGATGCT gaTCTGCTGAGTTGGATAAAAGACAAGTCAGAAGTAGAGACCGTTGACCTAATTTTAAAATTGCGTGAAAAATTG GTGAGAGCTCATATGTATCAGCTTCCAGTGAAGGAGGAATTGCTGGACAAGCTGGAACGTTACATCCATTCTGTGATCAGCTCTCTGCCAGAGGATCTGCAGACAGTACTATACAAagacaaacattaa
- the gcc1 gene encoding GRIP and coiled-coil domain-containing protein 1, translating to MEKFGMSFGGGLSKKELLECIESQKKQLIQYQTRFKDLVQAYKSLLKEKEALEASFKVLTVSAPCPVTTDHPDDHGSIHSEDSLDAAESGVESIVTSSSTQSDATDEDQVSPGEGNSVFLQSEKSELENGGVSSGPVNVEQTVASPNAESDRRVNQLKSQLSTLTMSLATVTQEKSRMEASFQADKRKMKQELDEAREKAEEEHKQHQIELQAVQEQLTECRARMIMQQHQYDQEQLDHGHMLREIQKLLQEERSLRQDVELSLEDARKTLAETMQSKDQGFDYEEQLKQVTQECEMLRTSLQVLKVERSKPEQQVIELQQEIADLKAHFNHQLQQEIKKVSQAEAALQEQAKLEEKRVATLEERVSELSGLLGASEKARQKDQQNAQRQREQILQLDTENKALAIAASTTRPSDCDLGLDETNLDVNTLKDKLEKVKKLLQLVAQKSPEQSLEIEKIIEGTGGQDVEKASVQYYQQELRQLKEEFERYKVRAQVVLKNKNGKDSTQTKELAEARDQLVELKEKYINLRVQSDEANMIHKQEIKVHQQALAALQQAHKQDLEKLEAQYRENFLHLEEELHKQRERTMALLQEKDFELEKLRAESIQGQIVSDGAAERGVKDNIDFESGSSSQEECEMITHTLKLANPPKNSLLLYAEQLARNEVEISALRKQKHQLEEGMHQLQAKFFSTEERHKEEMDELQAQLDKSIRDQSRDGANLEYLKNIIYRFLTLQDSKGRQQTLMAILTILHFSPQERQSVMKQQVQSWWTPRKR from the exons ATGGAGAAATTTGGTATGAGCTTTGGTGGAGGCCTGAGCAAAAAAGAACTGCTTGAATGTATTGAGAGTCAGAAGAAGCAGCTCATCCAGTACCAGACCCGCTTCAAAGATCTTGTTCAGGCCTATAAGAGTTTACTGAAGGAGAAAGAGGCTTTGGAAGCTAGTTTCAAAGTGCTGACTGTGTCTGCACCGTGCCCAGTGACCACCGACCATCCTGATGACCATGGTTCAATTCACAGTGAGGACAGCCTGGATGCCGCTGAGTCAGGGGTTGAAAGCATTGTGACTAGCAGCAGCACTCAAAGTGATGCAACAGATGAAGACCAGGTCAGTCCTGGAGAAGGTAACTCAGTGTTTCTACAGTCTGAGAAGAGTGAACTGGAAAATGGTGGTGTTTCTAGTGGCCCTGTGAATGTGGAGCAAACTGTAGCTTCACCAAATGCAGAATCAGACCGCCGGGTAAACCAACTAAAGTCTCAGCTATCTACTTTGACCATGTCTTTGGCCACGGTTACACAGGAGAAGTCTCGAATGGAAGCATCTTTCCAAGCCGATAAGCGTAAGATGAAGCAGGAGCTGGATGAGGCACGGGAAAAAGCAGAGGAGGAGCATAAGCAGCACCAGATTGAACTCCAGGCTGTACAGGAACAGTTAACAGAGTGCAGAGCACGTATGATTATGCAGCAACACCAGTACGATCAAGAACAGCTTGACCATGGCCACATGCTTCGTGAAATCCAGAAACTCCTCCAGGAGGAGCGGAGCCTTAGGCAGGATGTTGAACTTAGTTTGGAGGATGCCAGGAAAACCCTTGCTGAAACCATGCAGAGCAAAGACCAGGGTTTCGATTATGAAGAGCAGCTGAAGCAGGTTACTCAGGAATGTGAAATGCTGAGAACAAGTCTGCAGGTTCTCAAGGTTGAGAGAAGCAAGCCTGAGCAGCAGGTGATAGAGCTGCAGCAAGAGATTGCTGATCTAAAAGCACACTTTAACCATCAACTTCAGCAGGAGATTAAAAAG GTTTCACAGGCAGAAGCCGCCTTACAGGAGCAGGCAAAGTTGGAGGAGAAACGAGTGGCAACTTTAGAGGAGCGAGTTTCTGAGCTGTCAGGGCTGTTGGGTGCCAGTGAGAAGGCCAGGCAGAAAGACCAGCAGAATGCTCAGAGGCAGCGTGAACAGATCCTTCAGCTGGACACAGAGAACAAGGCCCTAGCTATTGCAGCCAGCACTACCAGGCCCAGCGATTGTGACCTTGGTCTTGATGAAACGAATCTGGATGTGAACACGCTGAAGGATAAGCTGGAGAAGGTGAAGAAGCTGTTGCAGCTGGTTGCACAGAAATCTCCAGAACAAAGTTTGGAAATTGAGAAAATAATTGAAGGAACAGGAGGACAGGATGTGGAAAAAGCCTCAGTGCAATACTATCAGCAAGAGCTGCGGCAGTTGAAGGAGGAGTTTGAACGCTACAAGGTGCGAGCACAGGTGGTCCTAAAGAATAAGAACGGCAAAGACAGCACCCAGACCAAGGAGCTTGCGGAAGCTCGAGACCAGCTGGTTGAACTGAAAGAAAAGTACATCAACCTGCGTGTCCAGTCAGATGAAGCCAACATGATACACAAACAGGAGATCAAGGTGCACCAACAAGCACTAGCAGCCCTTCAGCAGGCTCATAAGCAGGACCTAGAGAAGCTAGAAGCTCAGTACAGAGAGAACTTCTTGCATCTTGAGGAAGAGCTGCACAAGCAGAGGGAGCGCACCATGGCGTTACTCCAAGAGAAGGATTTTGAGCTAGAAAAACTACGAGCTGAAAGCATTCAAGGACAGATTGTTAGTGATGGTGCAGCAGAGAGAGGAGTTAAAGACAACATCGACTTTGAAAGTGGCAGTTCTTCACAAGAGGAATGTGAGATGATTACGCACACCCTGAAGCTAGccaaccccccaaaaaacagtTTGCTACTGTATGCTGAACAACTGGCTCGAAACGAGGTGGAAATTTCTGCTTTGCGCAAACAAAAGCATCAGCTGGAGGAAGGCATGCATCAACTACAGGCGAAGTTCTTTTCTACTGAAGAGAGGCACAAGGAGGAGATGGATGAGTTGCAGGCTCAGCTGGACAAAAGCATTCGTGACCAGAGCAGAGACGGTGCTAACTTAGAATACCTCAAAAATATCATCTATAGATTCCTTACACTACAAGATTCAAAAGGACGTCAGCAGACGCTCATGGCCATTCTGACCATCTTACACTTCAGCCCTCAAGAAAGGCAGTCTGTCATGAAGCAGCAAGTGCAGAGCTGGTGGACACCCAGGAAGAGATGA
- the dennd6b gene encoding protein DENND6B isoform X1, producing the protein MKAGVMDRFNGQKRKTDSKETNELISVPWARFTAWLECVCVVTFDLELGQAIEMIYPHDAKMTEKEKTSICYLAFPDSFSGCLGDTQFSFRLRQSVGRESGMCFGDKDAYNKEAPLTLQKEMAHFYGYVYFRQVKDVSVKRGYFQKSLVLVSRLPYVCLFQSLLQIIAPEYFEKSEPCLEAVCNEIDQWPPPVPSQTLSLPVMGVILQVKIPSKDDKPGGSPSKQGPKEKHLSSPMVLPTIHELDLFKCFQSVLIHIQLLWELMLLGQPLVVIAPSPSVSSETVLSLVSCISPLKYCCDFRPYFTIHDSEFKEYTTRTQAPPNVLLGVTNPFFIKTFQSWPHIMCLGELKMSRDVLKQVKVKKLSKLKILDTKPGLYTSYKSFLHKDKALTKRLLKGIQRKRPSEVQSAILRRHYLELTQSFINPLERYMASLMPLQISMTPWKTPPQVRPFSQDEFLATLDHAGPQITSMHKGDWLGLYKQFFQSPNFDGWFRAKQREMTHKVECLHLEAICDADLLSWIKDKSEVETVDLILKLREKLVRAHMYQLPVKEELLDKLERYIHSVISSLPEDLQTVLYKDKH; encoded by the exons ATGAAAGCAGGAGTGATGGATCGCTTTAACGGCCAAAAAAGAAAGACGGACTCGAAAGAAACAAATGAGTTGATCTCTGTACCGTGGGCGCGTTTCACAGCTTggctcgagtgtgtgtgtgtcgttacCTTCGACCTCGAGCTCGGACAAGCTATAGAG ATGATCTACCCACATGATGCTAAAATGACAGAGAAGGAG aAAACAAGCATATGCTATTTAGCATTTCCTGACTCATTTTCAG GATGCCTTGGGGACACCCAGTTCAGTTTTAGGCTGCGGCAGTCTGTGGGACGAGAGAGTGGCATGTGTTTTGGTGACAAAGATGCGTACAACAAGGAAGCACCACTAACGCTGCAG AAGGAGATGGCTCACTTCTACGGCTATGTTTACTTTAGACAAGTAAAGGATGTCTCTGTCAAAAGGGGCTACTTTCAGAAG TCTCTGGTGCTGGTTTCCAGACTGCCGTATGTGTGCTTGTTCCAGTCTCTACTCCAGATCATTGCTCCTGAGTACTTTGAGAAGTCAGAGCCTTGTTTGGAGGCAG TTTGCAATGAAATTGATCAGTGGCCCCCACCTGTGCCAAGCCAGACTCTCAGCTTGCCTGTGATGGGAGTCATCTTACAG GTCAAAATTCCTTCAAAAGATGATAAACCGGGAGGAAGTCCAAGCAAACAGGGACCAAAAGAG AAACATCTCTCTTCTCCAATGGTTCTCCCTACCATCCATGAGCTGGATCTTTTCAA GTGTTTCCAGTCTGTCCTCATTCACATACAGTTGCTGTGGGAGCTGATGTTGCTAGGACAGCCATTGGTCGTCATTGCaccctctccctctgtgtccTCAGAGACGGTTCTGTCTCTTGTTAG CTGCATCAGTCCACTGAAGTACTGCTGTGATTTTCGGCCTTACTTTACTATCCATGACAGTGAGTTTAAGGAGTACACAACCAGAACTCAGGCACC GCCTAATGTACTACTAGGTGTTACAAATCCTTTCTTTATAAAGACCTTTCAGAGCTGGCCTCACATCATGTGTCTTGGGGAGCTGAAAATGTCCA GAGATGTGCTAAAACAAGTTAAGGTCAAGAAACTGTCCAAGTTGAAAATACTGGACACAAAACCAG GTTTATACACATCATACAAATCGTTTCTTCATAAAGACAAAGCCCTGACCAAGCGACtcttaaag GGAATTCAGAGGAAAAGGCCTTCTGAGGTGCAGAGCGCCATCTTGAGACGGCATTACTTAGAACTGACACAGAGCTTTATAAATCCACTG GAACGATACATGGCCAGCCTGATGCCACTGCAAATATCCATGACTCCTTGGAAG actCCTCCTCAGGTCCGCCCCTTCAGTCAGGATGAGTTCTTGGCAACTCTGGATCATGCTGGACCTCAAATTACCTCCATGCACAAAGGAGACTGGCTGGGACTTTATAA GCAATTCTTTCAGTCCCCTAACTTTGACGGCTGGTTTCGGGCAAAGCAAAGGGAAATGACACATAAGGTGGAATGTCTTCATTTAGAGGCCATCTGTGATGCT gaTCTGCTGAGTTGGATAAAAGACAAGTCAGAAGTAGAGACCGTTGACCTAATTTTAAAATTGCGTGAAAAATTG GTGAGAGCTCATATGTATCAGCTTCCAGTGAAGGAGGAATTGCTGGACAAGCTGGAACGTTACATCCATTCTGTGATCAGCTCTCTGCCAGAGGATCTGCAGACAGTACTATACAAagacaaacattaa
- the ppp6r2a gene encoding serine/threonine-protein phosphatase 6 regulatory subunit 2a yields the protein MFWKFDLHTTSHIDQLLDREDVTLKELMEEEDLLQECKAQNHRLLLFLSQDHCMHELVSLITEEPSSDLEERTRFKLPNIACDLLTSDVAIINDKLGGDVSLLEKLYSFLEQDPPLNPLLASFFSKTIGNLIARKTEQMISFLRKKHNFISLVLNHIDVSPMMDLLLRLISCVEPAPLRQEVLNWLNDERLIQRLTELMHTGRDEERQSNASQTLCDIIRLSRDQANQIPEAVEPDPLLAVLESEENVAQLLKSMFEKMTSEASVVNGTQVLLTLLESRRTGLEGLMELYSQGCERSYTVNSSILRTIEPHLKDFQQLLLDPPKKSAILTTVGVLEQPLGNARLHVARLVASLLQTSDDSICQELCRLNTMDLLLDLFFKYIWNNFLHFQVEMCVTLILNHSAHMGLHSSILQNHEEKPESDDRNGSTDTAHMCTSDALVANLFQQCRLVQRILDAWEENDRIQAEGGTRRGNMGHLTRIANTVVQTLEKGHVQSQISDLIKELPEDCRGRWESFVGETLRETNRRNTVDLVSTHNLHSSSEDDDMESPFPNDLSIQQAFSDYQIQQMTANFVDQFGFNDEEFSEHDENINATFDRIAEINFNIDAEDNSASAAAFEACCKERIQQFDDCEEEEDIWEDKEISYATQVKSRSRFGVSLSSGSSPKGSVRNGMQGCGSAKEDEDEEEKNWVSIQTATSPKYSIPQTPESPMSTADLDETKDTSWGSASSQANEEHHGTGWAHFTEFQPFCSSSNTENKSEIKGQKAPLRISGYSSSGDSGSEEDAGNDMTEDASKATDNQKAAAAQALSDAPVEELEKLTITDAAAPSESQTPDAENTTVIDKRFDAPSEPTPNGPI from the exons ATGTTTTGGAAGTTTGACCTGCACACCACCTCCCACATTGACCAGCTGCTTGATCGGGAGGATGTAACTCTGAAGGAGCTTATGGAGGAGGAAGACCTGCTCCAGGAGTGCAAGGCACAAAACCACCGACTCCTGCTCTTTCTCTCCCAGGACCACTGCATGCATGAGCTGGTCAGCCTCATCACAGAGGAACCATCTTCTGACCTGGAGGAGAGAACGCGCTTCAA ACTTCCCAATATTGCCTGCGATCTCCTCACCTCTGATGTGGCCATAATTAATGACAAGCTGGGTGGTGATGTATCTTTGCTGGAGAAGCTCTACAGCTTTCTAGAACAGGATCCACCTCTTAATCCACTGCTGGCCTCCTTCTTCAGCAAGACCATCGGTAACCTGATAGCACGCAAAACAGAGCAG ATGATCTCGTTCCTGAGGAAAAAACACAACTTTATCAGCCTGGTGTTGAATCACATAGATGTGTCCCCCATGATGGATCTGCTCCTCCGTCTCATCAGCTGTGTGGAACCAGCGCCACTCAGACAGGAGGTTCTCAAT TGGCTGAATGATGAGCGATTGATCCAGAGGCTGACAGAGCTGATGCACACAGGGAGAGATGAAGAG AGACAATCAAATGCGTCCCAGACTCTGTGTGACATCATTCGTCTAAGTCGAGATCAGGCCAATCAGATCCCAGAGGCCGTGGAACCTGACCCGTTACTGGCCGTCCTGGAGTC aGAAGAGAATGTGGCACAGCTTTTAAAGAGCATGTTTGAGAAGATGACCAGTGAAGCCTCTGTTGTCAACGGAACTCAAGTGCTTCTGACATTACTGGAGTCACGAAGGACAGG gctGGAGGGTCTAATGGAACTGTATTCTCAGGGATGTGAAAGGTCTTACACTGTCAACAGCAGTATTCTACGTACTATTGAGCCTCATTTAAAGGACTTCCAACAACTTCTACTGGACCCTCCTAAG AAAAGTGCAATACTCACAACTGTTGGTGTTCTGGAGCAGCCGCTGGGGAACGCACGCCTTCATGTGGCCAGACTGGTGGCCTCTCTGCTACAGACAAGTGACGACAGCATCTGCCAAGAGCTCTGTAGACTTAACACCATGGACCTTCTGCTG gatttattctttaaatacaTCTGGAATAACTTCTTGCACTTTCAAGTAGAGATGTGTGTGACATTGATTCTGAACCACTCAGCACACATGGGTCTGCACTCTTCGATTCTCCAGAACCACGAAGAGAAGCCGGAGTCAGACGACCGAAATGGcagcacagacacagcacacatGTGCACCAGTGATGCCTTGGTTGCCAAT CTTTTCCAACAATGTCGCTTGGTGCAAAGAATTTTGGATGCCTGGGAGGAGAATGACAGAATTCA AGCTGAAGGTGGGACCAGGAGAGGTAACATGGGTCATCTGACTAGAATCGCCAACACAGTGGTTCAAACCCTGGAGAAAGGACATGTGCAGTCTCAGATTAGTGATCTCATCAAAG AGCTCCCAGAGGACTGCAGGGGTCGTTGGGAGAGTTTTGTGGGAGAAACTCTtagagaaacaaacaggagaaacaCAGTAGATTTG GTCAGCACACATAACCTGCATTCCTCTAGTGAAGATGATGACATGGAGAGCCCTTTCCCCAATGATCTGTCTATCCAACAG GCATTCTCTGATTATCAGATTCAGCAGATGACTGCTAACTTTGTAGATCAGTTTGGCTTCAATGATGAGGAGTTCAGTGAACATGATGAGAATATCAA TGCTACTTTTGATCGAATTGCTGAGATTAACTTCAATATTGATGCAGAAGATAATAGT GCCAGTGCTGCTGCCTTTGAGGCTTGCTGTAAAGAGAGAATACAGCAGTTTGATGactgtgaagaagaagaagatatttGGGAGGATAAAGAGATCAGCTATGCAACTCAAGTAAAATCTCGATCTAG GTTTGGTGTGTCTTTATCTTCAGGAAGCTCACCAAAAGGTTCTGTGAGGAATGGGATGCAGGGCTGCGGGTCGGCCaaagaggatgaagatgaggaagagaaGAACTGGGTCTCTATTCAAACAGCAACCAGCCCAAAATACTCCATACCACAGACTCCAGAGA GTCCTATGTCCACAGCCGATTTAGACGAAACGAAGGACACTTCATGGGGCTCTGCCTCCAGTCAGGCCAACGAGGAGCATCATGGTACAGGATGGGCCCATTTCACAGAGTTTCAGCCTTTCTGCAG CTCCAGTAACACTGAGAACAAGTCTGAAATAAAAG GCCAGAAGGCTCCTCTGCGCATCTCAGGCTACAGCTCTTCTGGAGACTCAGGCAGCGAGGAGGATGCGGGAAATGACATGACTGAGGATGCATCCAAAGCAACAGACAACCaaaaagcagcagcagctcaggCACTCAG TGATGCACCTGTTGAGGAATTGGAAAAGCTCACTATTACAGATGCAGCAGCCCCTTCAGAGTCGCAGACACCCGATGCAGAAAACACCACTGTGATAGACAAGAG aTTTGATGCACCTTCTGAACCCACACCCAATGGACCCATCTGA